The following is a genomic window from Collimonas fungivorans Ter331.
CTGGGCGCCGAGCATGCCAATCAACTATCCGATCTGCTGCAGATCCCGGCCAGCACCCTGCGGCCGCGCGCCGATACGGTTTCCCGCATCGAAATCGCACAGGCGCTGAACATGCTGCTGTTCGAGAAACTGCTGAAAGCCGTCCCACAAGGAAATGACTATGTGCAGGACTCGGTGCGCGCCGGCAACAAGATCCGCTTCGACCATGGCGCTTTGCGCACCGTGCTGGGCATCAGCACCGGCACCCTGCCGGCCGGCGAGGCTGCCTTCACCCGTATCCTCCGGCCGCTGGGCTACCACGTGAACGGCGTCTATCCTTTGCAGCGGATCAGCATGACCGGCCGCGCCTACGCGCATGAAGACGACGCCGAGGAAATCGCCCAATTCTTCCTGAGCGAACTGCACCCGCATCATTTCTCCAGCGAATTCCAGGCCACCGTCAACAAGGTCTTGTCGACCTCGCAAGATCCTGTCGATGCGCACTCGGCGCAGCTCCTGCAACAGCTCGGCAACGACAAGAGCTTGCCGCTGGCCGATGCGCTGGCCTTGCTGCCGGTGCTGGTGGCCTGCTTCGACCGCCAGCATGCCCTGCCCAGCATCGCCGAATACCAGGTCTTGCTGGCTGAATCGGCCGAAATGGCCTGGATTTCGACCGAGGGCAACGCCTTCAACCACGCCACCGACCGCGTCGCCAATGTGGAACAGGTAGCCGACGCGCAACGCGCACTGGGCCGCGCCATCAAGGAAAAGATCGAAGTGTCGCGCAACGGCCGGGTGCGGCAGACCGCTTTCCGCGCCAGCACCGTGACGCGCCCGATGCGCGACGACAACGGCGTCATGGTCGAGATGAAGGTGCCGGGCTCGTTTTACGAATTCATTTCACGCGACCGCTACCTGGACGAGGAAACCCGGCAAGAAAAGCTGGACCTGACTTTTGACAGCGGCAACGCCCAGGGCATCTTCAAAATGACCGCCTCATCCAACGCCGCATCCTGCTGAAGGCAGACATGGACGATACCAGCCTGATCCGGCAACACATCAGCGACCTGCTCGGGCCGCAAGGCTGCCTGCTCGCCCCCGACCAGCGCCAGCCCTACGAAAAGGGCGCGCGCTACGGCGACGGCCGCAGCCTGTGCATCGCACGCCCGGCCAGCGTCGACGAAGCAGCCGAGCTGATGCGCCTGTGCGCCAGCGAAAAAATCCGCATCATCCCTCAGGGCGCGAATACCGGCCTGGTCGGCGCGTCGTCGCCGGATCGTTCCGGCCTCGACGTGGTGCTCAGCATGGAGCGCATCAAGGGCGTGACAGACATCGATCCGGTCGACCGCGTGGTGCAAGCCTATGCCGGCACCCGCCTGTCCGACCTGAACCAGGCGCTCAAGCAGCATGAATTGTACTTCCCGATCGACCTGGCGGCCGATCCGTCGATCGGTGGCATGCTGGCCGCCAATACCGGCGGCGCGCGCCTGATCCGCTACGGCGACGTGCGGCATAACGTGCTGGGACTGGAAGCACTGCTGATCGATCCGCCAGGCCAGCGCCTGGACCTCACCAACCGCCTCAGGAAAAACAATACCGGCCCCGACTGGAAACAGAATTTCATCGGCAGCGGCGGCGCCTACGGCATCATCACCCAGGCGCTGCTGCAAGTGCATCCGCTGCCGCAGCAATGCGCCACGGCGCTGGTTGTTCCTGCCTCGCTGCAGGCTGCCGCCTTGCTGCTGCGCGACGCCGAACGCAATTTCTCGGATTTCCTGAGCGCGTTCGAGGGTATCTCGCACAATGCCATGCAAGCCGTATTGCAGCACATCCCTTCGATACAAGCGCCGTTCGAGCCGCTGCCGCCTTATGTTTTCCTGATCGAACTGAGCAGCGCGCGGCCGCGCAGCGCCGATTTCGACCTGGAAAAGCTGTTCGGCGCCTGGCTCGAAGCCTGTTTCGGCGACCTGATCCTGGACGCGGTGATCGACAAACCCGAAGTCCTGTGGCGCATCCGCCATGCCATCACCGACAGCGTGCGCCAGGAAGGCAAGGTAATCGCTTTCGACATCGCCGTGCCGCGCTCGAAACTGGCCCTCTTCCGCGATGAAGCGATCGCGCTGCTGGAGCAGTCTTATGCCGGCGTCAAGGTATATGACTTCGGCCACTGGGGCGACGGCGGCCTGCATTTCAACCTGGTGCTGCCGCCGCACCTGGCCGACGACTATCCGCCGCAGCGCATCCATGCCCTGCGCCAGGAAATCTACGACCTGGCGGTCCATAAATATTACGGCAGCTTCAGCGCCGAACATGGGGTCGGACCGTTCAACCAGGAGTTCTATGAACGCTACACGGCACCTGAATCGCAGGCGCTGGCCGCCAGGGTGCAAACCGTATTCGACCCGGCCGGACTGCTCGGCCTGACGCGTTTCGGTACGGCGCCGTAAAGCCCATGCCTGACTCCCCGCGCAGCCAGGCTGGAACCGGCATTGAAGGTAAAGCTGAAAAGCGCCGCCGCGTTTGGTATAGTGCCTGCTCGACAGCAAGCACGGCAGCACATACCTACTCGGCACCAAGAAAAATGCGCAGATTCATCCCCTCCACCTCCTGCCTGATCGCTTTCGATACGGCAGCGCGCCACCTGTCGTTCACCAAGGCCGCCAACGAACTGCACATGACCCAGGGCGCAGTCAGCCGCCAGGCCGCCATCCTGGAGGATTACCTTGGAGTCAAACTGTTCGAACGCATCAACCGCCGCCTGATACTGACCGCCGCCGGCGCCGAATATGCGGCCCAGGTCGCCGCCATCCTCAAGGAAATCGAGATGGCGACGTTCCAGGTGATGGCGCACAAGAATTCCGGCGGCGTGCTCAATCTGGCAACATTGCCGACTTTCGGCGTCAAGTGGCTGATTCCGCGCCTGGCCAAATTCACCGCCGCCCATCCCGATGTGATCCTCAACCTGAGCACCGAAGTGCTGCCTTTCGATTTCAACAGCCGCGCAGTCGATGCGGCAATCCACTTCGGCGAGCCGAACTGGCCCGGCGCAGTCATGGTGCGGTTGATGGGCGAAGAGGTGCTGCCAGTGTGCAGCCTGGAGCTGGGCCGAAAGATCAAGCGTATCGAAGACTTGCCGGAAATGACGTTGTTGCAACATACGACCCGGCCGCAAGCCTGGCACGACTGGTTCAGCCATGTCGGCGTGGCCTGCCCGGACGCTTTGTCGGGCCCGCGTTTTGAACAATTGTCGATGGTGATCCAGGCCGCCGCCGCCGGCCTTGGCGTGGCGCTGATGCCGAAATTCCTGGTGGAAACCGAAATCGCCCTCGGCCAGCTGCACGTGCCCTTCCCGTTCGCGGTCAAAAGCCCGCAATCCTATTACCTCACCTATCCCGAAAAAAACGCCAGCAAGGCGGCCGTGATCAAATTTCAGGAATGGATACTGGGCGAATTGACCGAAGCCTGAGGAACGCCCCTGCATGATCAAAGGTAATGATGTTCTGATATTTTTTGATTTTAAGGAATGACGATTTATTCCTTATACTCAAGCTATAAGCTCGCCCGCAGTATCCGGTTGGCGGCGCTCAGATCAATTCCCGAACAAAGGCTTTCCAATGACGCAAATCTCCACCATCTTCGCTGAACTCGGCTTCGATTTTTCCGCGCATGCCGGCAACGACCTCCATTCGCGCTCGCCGCGCGACGGCGCCGCGATAGCTTCGCTGCGCGCACACACCGTGGCGGAAGCCGAAAGCGCCATCAAGAATGCCCAGCAAGCCTACGAAAAATGGCGCGTGGTGCCGGCGCCGGTGCGCGGCGAACTGGTGCGCATCCTGGGCGACGTGCTGCGCGAGCATCGTGAGCCGCTGGGCAAGCTGGTGACCCTGGAATCCGGCAAGATCCTGTCCGAAGGCATAGGCGAAGTGCAGGAAATGATCGACATCTGCGATTTCGCGGTCGGCCTGTCGCGCCAGCTGTACGGCCTGACCATCGCTTCCGAGCGCCCTGGCCACCGCATGATGGAAACCTGGCATCCGCTGGGCGTGTGCGGCGTCATCACTGCCTTCAATTTCCCGGTTGCGGTATGGGCATGGAATGCGGCGCTGGCGCTGGTCTGCGGCAATGCCGTGATCTGGAAACCGTCGGAAAAGACCCCAGTCGTTGCGCTCGCCGTGCATGCCTTGTTTGAAAAAGCCGCTGCGCGCTTTTCGCAACAGCGTCCGGACCTGCTGCCGGTCAACCTGTGCCAGGTGTTGCTAGGCCGCGCCGAAATCGGCGCCGCGCTGTCGGCTTCGCCGCTGGTGCCGCTGGTCAGCGCCACCGGCAGCGTGCGCATGGGCCGCAAGGTCGCCACCACCGTGGCAGAGCGCCTGGGCCGCAGCCTGCTGGAACTGGGCGGCAACAACGGCATGATCGTCACGCCTAGCGCCGACCTCAGCTTGGCCCTGCGCGCCATCACTTTTTCCGCTGTAGGCACTGCCGGCCAGCGCTGCACCAGCTTGCGCCGCCTGTTTGTCCACAGCAGCATCTATCAGGATGTGGTCAGCCGCATCGAACGCATCTACGCCAGCGTCAAGGTCGGCGATCCGCTGGCGGCGGATACCCTGGTTGGTCCGCTGGTCGACCAGCACTCCTTCGACGCCATGCAAACCGCGCTGGCGCAAGCCAAGGCCGAAGGCGGCGTGGTGACCGGCGGCGAACGGGTGCAGGTGGGCGACAGCAGCAATGCGTTCTACGTACGGCCGGCGCTGGTGCGCATGCCCCGGCAAAGCGACATCGTGCATCACGAAACCTTCGCACCCATCCTGTATGTGCTGTCTTACGATAATTTCGACGATGCGGTGCGCTTCAACAACGCCGTGCCGCAAGGCTTGTCTTCGGCCATCTTCACCAACGACGTGCGCGAAGCAGAGGCGTTCATGTCGGCCAGCGGCAGCGATTGCGGCCTGGCCAATGTCAACATCGGCACCAGCGGCGCTGAAATCGGCGGCGCTTTCGGCGGCGAGAAGGAAACCGGCGGCGGCCGCGAATCGGGTTCCGATTCGTGGAAAACCTATATGCGCCGTGCGACCAACACCATCAACTACAGCCGCACCCTGCCGCTGGCGCAGGGTGTCAAGTTCGATATCGAGTAGGGTGGGCACCTGTGCCCACGCGGAACGTCGATCATTCGAGGAGCTAATTCAGCGTGGGCAGAAAATCTGCCCACCCTACGTTATCTTCAGTAAAGTCGGCGTCCGCTGCTGCAATACATCTTGCATGCGGACCTCGATCGCCTGCTTCATTTCCGGATGCGTCAGGATATAAAAACGCTCCGCAGCAATCGCATCGAATACCTCGTCCGCCACCTGCGTCACCGCAATCCCGTTCTGCACCGCGTTCAATACCGACATGCCAACCTTGAGTGCGACAGCATCGGTCGGGCCGCTGTCGCCGCCATTTTCCCGGTTGCGTTCCGAATGGCCGATGCCGGTCTTGACCCAGCCCGGACACAGCACCGATACCTTGATGTGCGACTGGCGCAGCGTCAGGTCATGATGCAAACCCTCCGACAGCGTCACCACGGCATGCTTGCTGGCGTTATAGCTGGCCAGGCTGGGCTGCGAAGTGAGTCCGGCCATTGACGCCGTGTTGACGATATGGCCTTCCTCGCCGTTCTCCAGCATGCGCGGGATAAAGGCGCGCAAGGCGTGGCTGACGCCGTAGAAATTGACGCCCATGACCCAGTCCCAGTCCTTCTGGCTGGTTTCCCAGGCCGGCTTGGCTACTGCGACGCCGGCATTATTCACCAGCAAATGCACGTTGCCGAATCTGGCGAATGCCTGATCCGCCAGGGCGTTTATCTGCTCTTCCCTGGCGACGTCGGTAGGCACGCCTATCACTTCCACGCCCATGGCTTTGAATCCGGCAACGGTTGTTTCCAGCTTGGCGGCGTTGATATCGGCCAGCACCAGCTTCATACCCTCGGCGGCGGCCCGTGCGGCGATTCCTTTGCCTATGCCTTCGGCGGCGCCGGTAATGACGGCGACCTTGCCTTGCAAATTCTTCATATGGTTTCCTGTTGGTTCCCGATCAGTTGAGCAGATAGCCGCCGTCGACATTCAAACAAACCCCGGTGGTGTAGCTGGCCGCAGGCGACACCAGGTACAGCACGGCGCCCGCCATTTCATTCGGCTGGGCGACGCGGTTCATCGGAATATGCTGCAGCGCCTGCTTCAGGATCGCCGGGTTGTCGATCAGGGTGGCGGCAAACTTGGTTTCAGTGAAACCCGGCAGCAAGGCATTGACGCGCACGCCGCTGGCGGCGCATTCCTTGGCGAAGGACTTAGTCATCGAAATCACCGCCGCCTTGGTGATCGAATAGATGCCCTGAAACACGCCAGGCGTGACGCCATTGACCGAGGCGACATTGACTATCGCGCCGCCGCCGTTCTGCGCCATCAGCTTGGCGCCGTAGGACGACATGAAAAAATAGCCGCGGATATTGACATCGACGGTTTTCTGGAAAGCTCCCACATCGGTTTCGGTGATCGGCCCGAAATGCGGATTGGCGGCAGCGTTGTTGACCAGGATATCGAGCCGTCCATGCTTGCTGCTGATGGTTTGGTACAAGGCCTCGATCTGCGCCATCTCGCCGATGTGGCAAGCGATGGTTTCGGCCGAGCCGCCCGCGGCCTTGATTTCCGCCACGACTTTCTCGCATGCCTCCGCCTTGCGGCTCGATACGATCACGTGCGCGCCCTGTTGCGCCAAGAGCTTGGCGATGGCCTCACCGATGCCGCGGCTGGCGCCGGTCACCAGCGCGATCTTGTCCTTCAAGTCAAAAATGGCTGTACTGCTCATGTTGTCTCCTTTATCTGTAACTCATCTGTAACTCACTAAGGCCGGATCGCATCCAGCTACCAGGTGCGAAAAATTGTTCAGGTAGCTCAGGCTGACGCGCCCCGGCCGGTATAACAGTTTGGTGACGCCGGTATTAACCAGCGACCAGTTCAAATCGAAAATCTGCCGGTCCGGGATCGCCAGCAGCTGCTGGCAAATCACGCTGATCGGCCCGCCGGAAGTAAACACCCAGGCCGTCTGGCCCTTGCCCAGCTGCGCCAGCAGGCGGGCCAGGGCCGCGTTGCAGCGTTCCTTGAATACCGGCCACGGTTCGCTGTATTCGGCGTCATGTTCGCCGCTGACCCAGCGCGCCACCGCATTCACGAATACCCTCTGGAAGGCGCGTTCAGGATGCTCCTGCTGCTCCAGGTAGGCAGAGAACAGGCTGTCGGCAAAGCGCGGCATGAAGCGCAGCAGTATTTGCTTGTGATCGAATTCGTCGAATCCCGGGTCTTCCAGCACCTGCAGCTCCGGTCCTGCAACGTTGCCCGACATGGCGGCCAGGCAGGCTGCGCTGCTCTGCAGTTGCCGGCGATGGCTGCCTGTCACCAGCAGGGGGATCTGCTGGCCGGTCTGGGCCAGCCACTTGCCCAACAATGCGGATTGTCGCAGGCCCAGCTCCGACAGCTGGTCGTAGTCGGCGGCGCCGAAACTGGCCTGGCCATGGCGCACCAGATAGATAGAGCCCATCTTAAGCGCACTCCAATGACGTGTTCTTGCTCATATGGTCGATTGCGCAATCAGCTTCTTGCATCGCTGCTCCAGGTAATTGGTGACGTGGACAAAGAAGGCAAATTGCGGATTCGTGGTTTGCCCGTGATGGAAACGATAGTAGATTTGCTGCACGATCACGGCCAGGCGGAACAACCCATAGATTTCGTAGAAATCGAAATGGTCGGTGCGGTAGCCGGTTTTTTCACCGTAATAGGCGATCACTTCCCTGCGCGTCAGCATGCCCGGCAAGTGCGTCGGCTGGCGCCGCATCTGCTTGAATTGCGGCTCGTCGTCGGCCTGCACCCAGTAGGCCAGCGTATTGCCGAGATCCATCAGCGGATCGCCGAGGGTCGCCATTTCCCAGTCAAGGACGCCGATCACATGCAGCGGATTCTCAGGATCGAGAACCACGTTGTCGAAGCGGAAATCGTTATGGATCAGGCAGGTGGCGACATCGGCGGCCGGCATCTTGTCTTCCAGCCAGCGCATCACCGTTTCGAAATCGACCGCGTCGTCGGTGCGCGCCTTGCGGTAACGCTCGCTCCAGCCGCTGATCTGGCGTTGCACATAACCCTCGCCCTTGCCCAGATGCGCCAGGCCGGCAGCCTGGTAGTCGACCTGGTGCAAGGCGATCATCTTGTCGACCACATTCAGACACAGCTGGCGCGTATCGGCTTCGCTCAGCACCAGGCCGGGGGGCAACTTGTCGCGCAGGATGATGCCGCGCAGCCGCTCCATCACATAAAAATCGCTGTCCATCACGGCCCGGTCCTGGCAGGTCGCAAACACCTTTGGCACATAGGGATAGACCGGCTTCAGTTCGGCCATGATGCTGGCTTCGCGCAGCATGTCGTGGGCCGATTTGGCCTTGGCGCCGAACGGCGGCCGGCGCAGGATCAGTTCGCGCTCGGCGCCGCTCAGCCGATAAGTCAGCAGGTAAGTCAGGTTGGAAGCGCCGCCCGGAAACTGGCTCACGGCCGGCATGCCTTGCAGGCTGCCGTCGACGCTTTCCAGGAACGCGGCGACCTTCGCCACATCCAGTTCTTCGCCGCTGCGCACGGCGCCGGCCTGGTCGATCAGCGTCATGCCGGCTCTCCCGCAGTAACAACGCTAGCAACACCCACGGCCTTGGCGGCTTGCGCTTTCAGTTCCAGCTTGGCGATCAGGGCGCGGTGCACTTCATCCGGCCCGTCCGCCAGGCGCAGCACCCGGGCGTAGGCAAATAAAGCCGTCAGCGGCAAGTCGTCGCACAGGCCTGCGCCGCCGTGGATCTGGATCGCTTGGTCGATCACCAGCTGCGCCACGTTGGGCGCCACTACCTTGATTTGCGAAATTTCGCTCATCGCCGCCTTGGCGCCGACCGTGTCCATCATCCATGCCGCTTTCAGGGTCAGCAAACGCGATTGTTCGATCGCCATGCGGGCATTGGCGATGATGTCGGCATTGCCGCCGAGATCGGCCAGCGGCTTGCCAAAAGCGCTGCGCGTCAGCGCCCGTTTGCACAGCATTTCCAGCGCCATTTCAGCCGCTCCCAGCGCCCGCATGCAGTGATGGATCCGGCCCGGGCCAAGGCGGCCCTGGGCGATTTCAAAACCGCGCCCCGGCCCGGCGATAATGTTGGCCAGCGGCACGCGCACATTGGTGAAACTGACCTCGCCATGGCCGTAAGGTTCATCCAGGGCGCCAAATACCGGCAGCATGCGTTCGATCTTCACGCCGGGCGTCGCCATCGGCACCAGCACCATCGAGTGGCGCGCGTGCTTGGGCCCGTCCGGATAGGTCAGTCCCATGAAGATCACGAACTTGCAGTTGGGATGGCCGATGCCGGTGCTCCACCATTTGCGGCCGTTGAGCAGCACTTCGTCGCCTTCGACCAGCGCGGTAGCGCGCATGTTGGTGGCGTCGCTAGAGGCGACATCGGGTTCGGTCATGCAGAATGCCGAGCGATATTCGCCTGCCAGCAATGGCTTGAGCCATTGTTCCTGCTGCGCCGGCGAACCGTATTTGGCCAGCACTTCCATATTGCCGGTATCGGGCGCATTGCAGTTGAAGACTTCCGGCGCGATGAACGAGCGCCCCATGATTTCGGCCAGCGGTGCGTAATCGGTATTGCTCAGTCCGGCGCCGAATTCTTCATCGGGCAGGAACAGGTTCCATAAACCCGCTTCCTTGGCCTTGGTTTTCAGGGCCTGCATTACCGGCGGCACATTCCACGGCAGCGGGCCGCGCTTGAGCTGGCTGAAATATTCAGCTTCGGCCGGGAACACGTGCTCGCTCATGAAAGCATTGAGCCGCTCCATGTATTGGCGGGCGCGGGGTGAGTAGGCGAAATCCATGGCATTCCTCAACTGGTAATCGATATTAGGATCCTTTAGGCAGTAAATTGAACATTTGTGCTGGCCGTGGCCGGCGCGCTGCTGCGTTGCCCACCGCTTGCAGTGCTCGCACTGCGGCGCGTCGGGCGCCTTGCATCGCATCCGGCCACGACCGCCCAAATATCCAACTTACTGCCTAACGGGTCCTATGAAGTGTGCCGCAACCGCTATAATTCATCAAATGAATGATTTATATAGACCATAATTAATTCCATGCATATAAGCCGGATCGACCTCAACCTGTTCGTGGTGCTCGACATCATCTACGCGGAAGGCAACATCACCCGCGCGGCCAAGGCGCTCAGCCTGACCCAACCGGCTGTCAGCCACGCGCTGGCGCGCCTGCGCGAACTGCTGGGCGATCCCTTGTTCATCCGGCAAGGTAGCAAGATGCTGCCGACGCCGATGACGCGCTCGCTGATCGGCCCGGTGCGGCAAGCGCTGCAAACGCTGGAGGTCAGCGTCAAACACGGCAACCAGTTCGACCCGACTACCAGCCGCCGCAGCTTCAACCTCGGCTTGCCGGGCGTGCTGGAAGCGCGGCTGCTGCCGCCGCTGATGCAGCTGCTGCAAACCCAGGCGCCCATGGTGGAAATCAATTCGGTGCGGGTGGAGCGACGGCAGCTGGAATCGGAGCTGGCGGCCGGCACGCTGGACATCGCGGTCGACGTCTTGCTGCAACGCCCAGGAGAAATCCGCAGCACTTCTTTATCGCGCGATACGCTGGTGGTGGTGGCGCGCCAGGACCATCCGGCGCTGAAACACGGGCTCGACCTGGAAACCTACCTGGCGCAAAACCACGTCCTGGTTTCCTCGCGCCGCACCGGCCCCGGCGTCGAAGACGTGGAGCTGGCCCGCATCGGCCGCCAGCGCCATATCGGCCTGCGTTGCCAGCATTATTACGCGGCTTGCCAGGTGGCCAGCGTTTCCGACCTGCTGACCACGATGCCGGAGCATTACGCGCACATCGCCAACGTCAACCTGCCGAACCAGATCTGGCCGCTGCCGCTGCCTACGCCGCCGCTGGATGTTTACCTGTACTGGCATGAGAACGCCGAACTTGATCCGGCCAATCGCTGGCTGCGCGGGCTGTTGGGACGATTGTTTCCCCAGGCATAGCCGTCGCCGGGCGGCACGCAGGGCATGCGCTCCTGGCTCAGCTTTTTTTTGCCGGGTGAGTCGTTTGCCATTTGTTGACGCAGAACTCGATGTATTCGCCGATGCGGTTCTGCTCTTCCTCCGGGATGGCAAGGAACGATTCCACGCTGATGCTGAAAGGCCACTGGCCGGAAGCCTTGGTCAGAATCTTCGGGCCGCCTACACCTGTGGCCAGCCAGAATATGTCGACGCCCAGGAATTTGGCGGCGAGCGCCGAATTCTCCGCAGTCAGCGCCTTGGTTTTGCCGGCAATCACCTGCCCGATCGCCTGCACGCTGACGCCGATGCCGTCTGCGAGTTCCTGCCTGTCTTTTTGCGCCAAATGCAAAGCTTCTGCCAGTCGCGCCCCGTAATTATTCATCATCGGTAAAGAATACTTTCAATCATTTAAAGCATGGTTGCAATGTGCACTAAAGAATGCTTTAATTGCGTGTAAAAACTGACAATGATTCTGCCGATGATGAATCCGCTTACCGCCTATTTCCCTCTTAAAAACAAGGTCGCCCTGGTCACTGGCGCGGCGCGCGGCATTGCCTTGCATGTCGCCTGCGCGCTCTCGGCCGCTGGTGCACATTTGGCGATTCTAGATGAACGGCAGCAGGAGGAGAGCATCATCGCCAGGCTGCTCGGCGGCAAAAAGGACAAGGTGCGTTTCTGGCAAGTCGACGTCAGCGACAACGAGGCGGTGCAGCGGGTGATGGCGGCAGTCGAAGCGCATTTCGGCCGCATCGATATCCTGGTCAACAGCGCCGGCCTCGACGCCGGCAGTGCGTCGTCCCGGGAACTGGCGATGCAGGCCAACGTCAACGGCAGCATCTTGTGCAGCAAGCACGTGGCGCCGGCAATGGAACGCGCCGGCGGCGGCGCCATCGTCAACGTCCTGTCGCTGTGCGCCATGGACGGCGGACAGCAGGAAGCGGCGGACCGTGCGGTGCGAGCGGCGCTGCGGATGAACAATGCGCATGCGATGCGCTATGCGATGCAGAATATCCGCGTCAATGCCATCCTTCCGGGCGTGGTGCGGCCGCCTGCGCTGGCCGCAGCCATGCGCAGGCAGGATGACCTGACCCAGGTGCTGGCAGACAGGGCGGAATTGCAGATGCTGACGGCGCGCGGTTCGGCCGCCGATGTGGCGGCGGCGATCCTGTATCTGGCGTCGGATGCCGGCCGCTTTGTTACGGGTAATGAATTGGTGATTGATGCGGGGCCATCACATTGCTAACAACAAGGCTGTTGCTGTTGCCGTTGTTTTTGAAGTTGTGGTTGCTTTTGACGTTGCCGTTGAAGTTGCTTTTGAATTCCGCATGGGGATGTTGCCAAATTAACGTCGAGCGGAGGTCGACTGCCACCATACGCACTCCGTAGCCCGTTAATTGCGGTCAGAGTAATTTTCGCAAAGGGCGCGAAAAAAAACTCTGACCCCAATTAACTACGCTGCGAGCGTTTAGAAGTAAGTTAAACCTAAAGCTGCCTTGACTTCGTCGGCGGTTTTGGCCGCTACTTCGCGCGCCTTGGCGGTGCCTTCTTTCAGGATCTGCATGACATGCCCCTTGTCCTTGGCCAGTTCCTCGCGGCGGGCGCGGATCGGCGCCAGCAGGTCTTGCAGGCAGGCTTCCAGGCGCGCCTTGACCAGGCTGTCGCCCAGGCCGCCGCGCACATAATGCGCTTTCATCTCGGCCAGGCCGGCCTGGTCGGGATCGAAGGCATCCAGGTAGAGGAAGGCGACATTGCCTTCCAGGTGGCCGGGATCCTGCACCCGCAGGTGCAAAGGATCGGTATACACCTGCTTGACCGCGGCCCGGATCTCGTCGGCAGTCGCGCCCAGGTTGATGGTGTTGCCCAACGATTTGCTCATCTTGGCCTTGCCGTCGATGCCTGGCAGGCGACCGATTTCAGGCACCAGCGCCTTCGCCTCGACCAGTACCTCGCGCCCCGCGGTGCGGTTAAAGCGCCGCACGATTTCATTGGTTTGCTCGATCATCGGAATCTGGTCTTCGCCCACCGGCACCAGCACCGCCTTGAACGCCGTGATATCGGCTGCCTGGCTGGCCGGATAAGTCAGGAATCCAGCCGGAATATCGCGCTCGAAACCGCGCAAGCGGATTTCTTCCTTGACCGTAGGATTACGTTCCAGCCGCGCCACCGTC
Proteins encoded in this region:
- a CDS encoding phosphotransferase family protein → MTLIDQAGAVRSGEELDVAKVAAFLESVDGSLQGMPAVSQFPGGASNLTYLLTYRLSGAERELILRRPPFGAKAKSAHDMLREASIMAELKPVYPYVPKVFATCQDRAVMDSDFYVMERLRGIILRDKLPPGLVLSEADTRQLCLNVVDKMIALHQVDYQAAGLAHLGKGEGYVQRQISGWSERYRKARTDDAVDFETVMRWLEDKMPAADVATCLIHNDFRFDNVVLDPENPLHVIGVLDWEMATLGDPLMDLGNTLAYWVQADDEPQFKQMRRQPTHLPGMLTRREVIAYYGEKTGYRTDHFDFYEIYGLFRLAVIVQQIYYRFHHGQTTNPQFAFFVHVTNYLEQRCKKLIAQSTI
- a CDS encoding helix-turn-helix domain-containing protein, whose translation is MMNNYGARLAEALHLAQKDRQELADGIGVSVQAIGQVIAGKTKALTAENSALAAKFLGVDIFWLATGVGGPKILTKASGQWPFSISVESFLAIPEEEQNRIGEYIEFCVNKWQTTHPAKKS
- a CDS encoding SDR family NAD(P)-dependent oxidoreductase, encoding MMNPLTAYFPLKNKVALVTGAARGIALHVACALSAAGAHLAILDERQQEESIIARLLGGKKDKVRFWQVDVSDNEAVQRVMAAVEAHFGRIDILVNSAGLDAGSASSRELAMQANVNGSILCSKHVAPAMERAGGGAIVNVLSLCAMDGGQQEAADRAVRAALRMNNAHAMRYAMQNIRVNAILPGVVRPPALAAAMRRQDDLTQVLADRAELQMLTARGSAADVAAAILYLASDAGRFVTGNELVIDAGPSHC
- a CDS encoding LysR family transcriptional regulator; the protein is MHISRIDLNLFVVLDIIYAEGNITRAAKALSLTQPAVSHALARLRELLGDPLFIRQGSKMLPTPMTRSLIGPVRQALQTLEVSVKHGNQFDPTTSRRSFNLGLPGVLEARLLPPLMQLLQTQAPMVEINSVRVERRQLESELAAGTLDIAVDVLLQRPGEIRSTSLSRDTLVVVARQDHPALKHGLDLETYLAQNHVLVSSRRTGPGVEDVELARIGRQRHIGLRCQHYYAACQVASVSDLLTTMPEHYAHIANVNLPNQIWPLPLPTPPLDVYLYWHENAELDPANRWLRGLLGRLFPQA
- the trpS gene encoding tryptophan--tRNA ligase, with protein sequence MSLPTSLPTTAPGSAVILTGDRPTGPLHLGHFVGSLRNRIAYQHTYRQFIMLADAQALTDNMDDTGKVHRNVVEVALDYLAVGIDPALSTILIQSQIPELAELTFYYLNLVTVARLERNPTVKEEIRLRGFERDIPAGFLTYPASQAADITAFKAVLVPVGEDQIPMIEQTNEIVRRFNRTAGREVLVEAKALVPEIGRLPGIDGKAKMSKSLGNTINLGATADEIRAAVKQVYTDPLHLRVQDPGHLEGNVAFLYLDAFDPDQAGLAEMKAHYVRGGLGDSLVKARLEACLQDLLAPIRARREELAKDKGHVMQILKEGTAKAREVAAKTADEVKAALGLTYF
- a CDS encoding acyl-CoA dehydrogenase family protein gives rise to the protein MDFAYSPRARQYMERLNAFMSEHVFPAEAEYFSQLKRGPLPWNVPPVMQALKTKAKEAGLWNLFLPDEEFGAGLSNTDYAPLAEIMGRSFIAPEVFNCNAPDTGNMEVLAKYGSPAQQEQWLKPLLAGEYRSAFCMTEPDVASSDATNMRATALVEGDEVLLNGRKWWSTGIGHPNCKFVIFMGLTYPDGPKHARHSMVLVPMATPGVKIERMLPVFGALDEPYGHGEVSFTNVRVPLANIIAGPGRGFEIAQGRLGPGRIHHCMRALGAAEMALEMLCKRALTRSAFGKPLADLGGNADIIANARMAIEQSRLLTLKAAWMMDTVGAKAAMSEISQIKVVAPNVAQLVIDQAIQIHGGAGLCDDLPLTALFAYARVLRLADGPDEVHRALIAKLELKAQAAKAVGVASVVTAGEPA